One Xenopus tropicalis strain Nigerian chromosome 8, UCB_Xtro_10.0, whole genome shotgun sequence genomic window carries:
- the nkrf gene encoding NF-kappa-B-repressing factor — translation MASCVKWDNGASRVSLEDFRQFHENDKQWAARSQFMARHLHLYPGPKIDQLIALSVVWSNIVFIGNRYGEKLTEKVHKMAEGIDIGEIPSFELVPGAKKTKRSEGTDAGEQPQKKFASRFGPRPRFEPVHFVVSSTQDETFQERSNCLDSQKQEQQGSGLPPDVFTTTSDTSDPEDCPEADSFHSDVVEDEGRHDSGNFMSKIEQSYSAKFNSHCSTTSKEFRHNVLDMWIGVNKQGRKGIGFVKPPKMSDKHGKGRGKSTLSGRTIHSLDKAAFINQLSAMVVQYMLQPTMKTDSKRIKYTFLLTHSIQSCKTNPEYIYAPLKDISPLDLPQNKKLPVDGFACEVRCQDIYLATGYSFSKNGARDRAAEQAVHLLLQRPLEVRKMNRKCGLKVGEDWVACQVDKPLKGLPPALKQENGSVGEMLPAGQQGAVPAKVGLSTKQWTEFIITENACDAIGILNNSATINKMTVEYKYTMISSCSWKCSVFVQGHCVAEGYGNKKNSKHAAAKEAVRILKDLHPDLPKTHCVQSTNNVPIKELKDIIVYANSINPVCTLNNTAQFNNITVDYVFERVTGDIWKCKVLMEKQFLAEAMGLKKTVKHEAAGAAVNILKQTQPVVVNNPKKGPDEDAISRNQIRGWSSDESFKQQIKEDNIGNQLLRKMGWKGGGLGKEGEGISEPISVKEQFSREGLGLTSNSHTINKRDIEKIIRNYAASYNQDDLTFSKELSNEERKYIHQISQKYGLKSKSHGHGNERFLVVSRKRNKQDLIHQLIQDGQVGSYALLMPQQKQ, via the exons ATGGCCTCCTGTGTTAAGTGGGACAACGGAGCGAGTCGGGTTTCCCTGGAAGATTTCCGCCAGTTCCATGAGAATGACAAACAGTGGGCCGCCCGTAGCCAATTCATGGCAAGGCACCTACATCTGTACCCGGGGCCCAAAATCGATCAGCTTATCGCCCTGTCTGTAGTGTGGAGCAATATCGTATTTATTGGCAATCG TTATGGAGAGAAACTTACAGAGAAAGTGCATAAGATGGCAGAAGGAATTGATATTGGAGAGATACCATCCTTTGAGCTTGTACCTGgtgccaaaaaaacaaaaagatcagAAGGTACAGATGCAG GCGAGCAGCCTCAAAAAAAGTTTGCTTCGCGTTTTGGGCCACGTCCAAGGTTCGAACCTGTTCATTTTGTCGTCAGTAGTACACAAGACGAGACTTTTCAAGAAAGAAGTAATTGTTTGGACAGTCAGAAGCAGGAGCAGCAAGGAAGTGGGTTACCGCCAGATGTGTTTACTACTACAAGTGATACATCTGATCCTGAAGATTGTCCAGAAGCAGACTCATTTCATTCAGATGTAGTGGAAGATGAAGGCAGACATGATTCTGGAAATTTTATGTCTAAAATAGAGCAAAGCTATTCTGCAAAATTTAATTCTCACTGTTCAACAACATCAAAAGAATTTCGCCATAATGTACTTGATATGTGGATAGGAGTGAATAAGCAGGGAAGGAAAGGCATTGGTTTTGTAAAACCTCCAAAAATGTCTGACAAACATGGCAAGGGAAGAGGAAAAAGTACTTTATCAGGACGCACAATTCACAGTCTGGATAAAGCAGCTTTTATAAATCAGCTTTCTGCTATGGTTGTACAGTATATGCTACAGCCAACGATGAAAACTGATTCTAAAAGAATTAAGTACACATTCCTGTTAACACACAGTATTCAGTCATGTAAAACGAACCCAGAATATATATATGCCCCTCTAAAAGACATCTCTCCACTTGACCTCCCACAAAATAAAAAACTTCCAGTTGATGGCTTTGCTTGCGAAGTAAGGTGTCAAGACATTTACTTAGCAACTGGATACTCTTTTAGTAAAAATGGTGCCAGGGACCGAGCTGCTGAGCAGGCTGTGCACCTATTATTACAAAGGCCTTTAGAAGTCAGAAAGATGAACCGAAAATGTGGACTAAAAGTTGGTGAAGACTGGGTGGCTTGCCAAGTTGACAAGCCTCTGAAAGGATTACCACCTGCCCTTAAGCAAGAAAATGGTAGTGTTGGTGAAATGTTGCCAGCTGGACAACAAGGTGCTGTCCCAGCCAAAGTAGGCCTTTCTACAAAACAATGGACTGaatttattattactgaaaatgCCTGTGATGCTATTGGTATCCTAAACAATTCTGCTACCATTAACAAAATGACAGTTGAATATAAATACACCATGATTTCCAGCTGTAGTTGGAAATGTAGTGTTTTTGTGCAAGGTCACTGTGTTGCAGAAGGATACGGCAATAAAAAGAATAGTAAGCATGCGGCAGCCAAGGAGGCTGTAAGAATTTTAAAAGATTTACATCCTGATCTACCAAAAACTCATTGTGTTCAGTCTACCAACAACGTTCCTATAAAAGAGCTGAAAGACATTATAGTGTATGCAAACTCTATTAATCCTGTGTGTACACTGAATAATACAGCACAATTCAATAATATAACAGTAGATTATGTCTTTGAGAGGGTGACTGGTGATATCTGGAAGTGCAAAGTTCTCATGGAAAAACAGTTTCTAGCTGAAGCAATGGGACTTAAGAAAACAGTAAAGCATGAAGCTGCTGGGGCAGCTGTAAATATTCTCAAACAGACGCAGCCCGTGGTGGTTAACAACCCAAAGAAGGGTCCAGATGAAGATGCCATTTCTAGAAATCAGATCCGTGGATGGTCAAGTGATGAATCGTTCAAACAGCAAATCAAAGAAGATAATATTGGCAACCAACTCCTAAGGAAGATGGGCTGGAAAGGTGGGGGTTTGGGAAAAGAAGGAGAGGGAATATCTGAACCCATATCTGTAAAGGAGCAGTTTAGTCGAGAAGGGCTTGGTCTTACTTCAAACAGTCACACAATTAATAAGAGAGATATTGAGAAGATCATTAGAAACTATGCTGCTTCCTATAATCAGGATGATCTCACTTTTTCTAAAGAACTTTCCAACGAGGAACGGAAGTACATACATCAGATTTCTCAAAAGTATGGCCTCAAGAGTAAGTCCCATGGACATGGCAATGAAAGGTTCTTAGTAGTCAGCAGGAAGAGAAATAAACAGGATCTCATACACCAGCTTATACAAGATGGGCAGGTTGGATCATATGCACTTCTAATGCCTCAGCAAAAGCAGTGA